In one Thermanaerovibrio velox DSM 12556 genomic region, the following are encoded:
- the trpS gene encoding tryptophan--tRNA ligase, producing the protein MADRVFSGMRPTGKLHLGHMAGALTNWVNLQDSHECYYCVVDWHALMSDYADSSMLMENCREILLDWLAVGLDPSKCSIFVQSHVKEHAELSLALSMVTPLGWLERNPTYKDQILNLQNKDLSTYAFLGYPVLMAADILLYKAVKVPVGEDQSAHLELSREIARRFNYYFGEVFPEPQALHTTTPKIPGTDGRKMSKSYGNSLNIADDLNVLWDKLRTMMTDPARYKRTDPGDPDKCPVWDLHKFFNNDPEEMEELAHGCRTAGIGCVDCKRKLFGHIEVVMTPIHERRKSLEGDRSLLDGIIHEGARKARLVAQETMEEVYKAIGMLR; encoded by the coding sequence ATGGCGGACAGGGTTTTTAGCGGTATGAGGCCTACCGGTAAGCTGCATTTGGGGCACATGGCGGGTGCGTTGACCAATTGGGTTAACCTGCAGGATTCCCATGAGTGTTACTACTGCGTGGTGGATTGGCATGCCCTCATGTCTGATTACGCAGACAGCAGCATGCTGATGGAAAACTGCAGGGAGATATTGTTGGATTGGCTTGCGGTGGGTCTTGACCCTTCTAAGTGTTCCATATTCGTGCAATCTCACGTTAAGGAGCATGCGGAGTTAAGTCTAGCGCTGTCCATGGTGACCCCGCTCGGGTGGTTGGAGAGGAATCCCACGTACAAGGATCAGATACTTAACCTTCAAAACAAAGACCTCTCCACCTATGCCTTCTTGGGTTACCCGGTGCTCATGGCGGCGGATATACTTCTCTACAAAGCGGTTAAGGTACCGGTTGGGGAGGATCAGTCGGCCCATTTGGAGTTAAGCCGTGAGATAGCCAGGCGTTTTAACTACTATTTTGGGGAGGTCTTCCCAGAGCCTCAGGCGCTTCATACCACCACGCCTAAGATCCCAGGAACGGACGGGCGTAAGATGAGCAAGTCCTACGGCAATTCCCTGAATATAGCAGATGACCTGAACGTCCTCTGGGATAAACTTAGGACCATGATGACTGACCCAGCCCGGTACAAGAGGACCGATCCTGGGGACCCCGATAAGTGCCCGGTGTGGGATCTGCATAAGTTTTTTAATAATGATCCAGAGGAGATGGAGGAGCTGGCTCACGGTTGCAGAACCGCTGGGATAGGGTGTGTAGACTGCAAGCGCAAGCTCTTCGGTCACATAGAGGTGGTCATGACGCCGATTCACGAGCGGAGGAAGTCGTTAGAGGGAGATCGAAGCC
- a CDS encoding Nif3-like dinuclear metal center hexameric protein encodes MKVFEFAASLERLLPLSWAYDWDNCGLVVGSRSSQVDRVAVALEADLGSIRWAAENQCSLLVVHHPPIFKPMSRIVDDAVGYPIIDAIRLGVSIYVCHTNWDVAPFGASVVLGKSLGLCGMVPLEARGEWGLGVMGDIDPDDPFKIMWRAKASWGLSWARVEGSRDAVGRVAICAGSGGDIWPLALEAGAELLITADVKYHSIRDANSSGLVLGVVDHGEMEWATMDALSTFLRGLGVETLVAPRAEIPGVFL; translated from the coding sequence ATGAAGGTATTTGAGTTTGCGGCGTCGTTGGAGAGGTTGTTGCCGTTAAGTTGGGCCTACGATTGGGACAACTGTGGTCTTGTGGTGGGCAGCAGGTCATCCCAAGTGGATAGGGTGGCTGTTGCCCTGGAAGCGGATCTCGGCTCGATCCGATGGGCGGCGGAAAACCAGTGCTCCCTTTTGGTGGTTCACCATCCCCCCATTTTCAAACCCATGAGCCGAATAGTGGACGATGCGGTTGGATATCCAATCATCGATGCGATCCGGCTTGGGGTCTCCATATATGTGTGTCATACCAATTGGGATGTTGCCCCCTTTGGTGCCAGTGTTGTCCTAGGGAAGTCCTTGGGCCTTTGTGGTATGGTCCCCCTGGAGGCTAGGGGTGAGTGGGGCTTGGGGGTGATGGGGGACATAGACCCCGATGACCCTTTTAAGATCATGTGGAGAGCCAAGGCATCTTGGGGGCTTAGCTGGGCAAGGGTTGAGGGATCTCGTGATGCTGTAGGCCGGGTTGCCATCTGTGCCGGTTCCGGGGGTGATATATGGCCCCTGGCCTTAGAAGCCGGTGCGGAGCTGCTCATAACCGCAGATGTTAAGTACCATTCGATTAGGGATGCCAATTCCTCAGGGCTGGTTTTAGGTGTAGTGGATCATGGAGAGATGGAGTGGGCCACCATGGATGCCTTGAGCACATTCCTGCGGGGACTTGGAGTTGAGACTTTAGTAGCCCCGAGAGCTGAGATCCCTGGGGTTTTCTTATAG
- a CDS encoding ferredoxin, which translates to MIVRIEEDECIGCGVCAQICPDVFALDDAVGKAKVIKPDGSPCVQEAVDSCPVSCIKVD; encoded by the coding sequence ATGATCGTCCGGATCGAGGAGGATGAGTGCATAGGCTGTGGCGTGTGTGCTCAGATCTGCCCGGATGTGTTCGCCCTTGATGACGCGGTAGGCAAGGCCAAGGTTATTAAGCCCGACGGTTCTCCCTGCGTCCAGGAGGCGGTGGACAGTTGTCCGGTCAGCTGCATCAAGGTTGACTAG
- a CDS encoding phosphoribosyltransferase family protein, translating into MKGQRTERLVRIASRFMLGPSRHLSLTDLAQDFEVSKTVISDDMEIIHRAFSEEMLGVVDVDRGRSGGAYFVPRVGDELRRKWLGQIAETLSQPERVLPGGFVYYTDLIFDPRIASVLGLIMASNFSSLKPDTIMTSEVKGIPIAMFAAHALGVPLSICRFRNRPSDGPAVAVHFPTGAGDVRTMYMGTRQLGKSKRVLVVDDFMRGGSTVWGMLQMAREFGSEVVGVGVFIASEEPAKKAVPSYNALLTVSGSGDSLKIRVNR; encoded by the coding sequence ATGAAGGGTCAGAGGACAGAGAGGTTAGTGAGAATAGCTTCCCGTTTCATGTTAGGGCCGTCGAGGCATCTTTCCCTTACCGATTTAGCCCAGGATTTCGAGGTGTCTAAGACGGTGATAAGCGATGACATGGAGATAATCCACAGGGCGTTTTCGGAGGAGATGCTTGGTGTTGTGGATGTTGACAGGGGTCGCAGCGGAGGGGCTTACTTCGTGCCAAGGGTTGGGGATGAGCTGAGGCGAAAGTGGCTTGGGCAAATTGCAGAGACCCTTTCTCAGCCTGAGCGGGTTCTACCCGGAGGTTTCGTTTACTACACGGATCTTATCTTTGACCCCAGGATTGCCTCTGTGTTGGGTCTTATCATGGCATCTAATTTCTCAAGCCTTAAGCCGGACACGATCATGACATCGGAGGTAAAGGGCATACCTATTGCCATGTTTGCCGCCCATGCCCTGGGGGTTCCCCTATCCATTTGCAGGTTCAGGAACAGGCCTAGCGACGGGCCTGCTGTGGCGGTTCACTTCCCCACCGGAGCAGGAGATGTTAGGACCATGTACATGGGGACAAGGCAGCTTGGCAAGAGCAAGAGGGTTCTTGTCGTTGATGATTTCATGCGAGGGGGCAGCACCGTTTGGGGGATGCTTCAAATGGCCAGGGAGTTTGGTTCTGAGGTTGTGGGGGTGGGGGTTTTCATAGCCTCTGAGGAACCCGCCAAGAAAGCGGTGCCAAGTTACAACGCATTGCTCACAGTTTCCGGGTCCGGTGATTCATTGAAGATACGCGTGAATCGGTGA
- a CDS encoding 4-(cytidine 5'-diphospho)-2-C-methyl-D-erythritol kinase — translation MHQKIVKRFRRPAFVEKEVGALIFWREVIPLEYVLSCDMKINLCLWVGQLDADGYHPVRTLFLRLRSPEFLRLRSSDRFRLFHRGDPFYGEHIVERAATMVYDLKLSIPQVEVECVKALPAGGGVGAGSGNAGAFLRWAFYSAGRPVDMAMAAKLGSDVPFLASEMNLAWAEGRGEVLSPVSAHTGDIKCLVGFPVWPMSTSLAYHMLDQMRPHVGPLPERDDFTGHLNAIEEGRVVGLLPNDFLIVSEKIREEYIKIWTVFEASGALGWGLCGSGSGFFGLFKDHDCLNRAARMLGSFGFVKSLMRAEVIQ, via the coding sequence GTGCACCAGAAAATAGTAAAACGATTTAGGCGCCCCGCCTTCGTTGAAAAAGAGGTCGGGGCGCTTATCTTTTGGAGAGAGGTGATCCCATTGGAGTACGTATTATCGTGTGATATGAAGATCAACCTATGTCTTTGGGTGGGCCAGCTGGATGCAGATGGTTATCATCCGGTTAGAACTTTGTTTTTGAGACTGAGGTCTCCGGAGTTCCTGAGGCTGAGGTCTTCGGATCGTTTCCGGCTGTTTCACCGTGGTGATCCATTTTATGGAGAACACATAGTGGAACGGGCGGCTACTATGGTCTATGATTTGAAACTTAGCATACCACAAGTGGAGGTGGAGTGTGTAAAGGCTCTTCCAGCGGGTGGTGGGGTTGGTGCTGGTAGCGGGAACGCCGGGGCTTTCTTGCGCTGGGCTTTTTATTCGGCAGGCAGGCCGGTTGATATGGCTATGGCGGCCAAGCTGGGGAGCGATGTCCCCTTCCTAGCCTCTGAAATGAATCTTGCTTGGGCGGAGGGCAGAGGGGAAGTCCTATCTCCGGTTTCAGCCCACACTGGAGACATTAAATGTCTGGTGGGGTTTCCTGTATGGCCCATGTCCACGTCTTTGGCATATCACATGTTGGACCAGATGAGACCTCATGTAGGGCCTTTGCCAGAAAGGGATGACTTCACGGGCCATTTGAATGCCATTGAAGAAGGTAGGGTTGTCGGTCTTCTCCCTAACGATTTTTTGATTGTTTCTGAGAAAATAAGGGAGGAATACATTAAAATATGGACGGTGTTTGAGGCTTCAGGGGCTCTTGGGTGGGGTCTCTGCGGAAGCGGAAGTGGATTTTTCGGCTTATTCAAAGATCATGATTGCCTGAACAGGGCTGCCAGGATGCTTGGGAGCTTTGGTTTTGTTAAAAGTCTTATGCGGGCGGAGGTTATCCAATGA
- a CDS encoding Veg family protein has translation MARSLEYIRELVKQHRGSRVSYRSMNGRRKVEEREGVITEVYPSLFTLYVESQRSTVSFSYTDVLTKEVILELLPGHERLA, from the coding sequence ATGGCAAGATCTCTTGAGTATATAAGGGAGCTGGTTAAGCAGCACAGGGGGTCGAGGGTCTCTTACCGTTCGATGAACGGCAGGCGGAAGGTGGAGGAGCGCGAGGGAGTGATAACGGAGGTTTATCCATCCCTATTCACCCTCTACGTTGAGTCTCAGCGGAGCACGGTGTCGTTTAGCTACACCGATGTGTTGACTAAAGAGGTAATCCTGGAGCTTTTGCCTGGCCATGAGAGGTTAGCTTAG